One Symphalangus syndactylus isolate Jambi chromosome 10, NHGRI_mSymSyn1-v2.1_pri, whole genome shotgun sequence genomic region harbors:
- the SMR3B gene encoding submaxillary gland androgen-regulated protein 3B — protein MKSLTWILGLWALAACFTPGESQGGPRAPFPPGPVAPPPPFGPGLVPPPRPPPYGPGRIPPPPPAPYGPGIFPPPPPQP, from the exons ATGAAATCGCTGACTTGGATCTTGGGCCTTTGGGCTCTTGCAGCGTGTTTCACA CCTGGTGAGAGTCAAGGAGGCCCCAGGGCACCATTTCCACCTGGACCAGTGGCTCCTCCTCCACCTTTTGGCCCAGGACTTGTTCCACCACCTCGTCCTCCACCCTATGGTCCAGGGAGAATCCCACCACCTCCTCCTGCACCCTATGGTCCAGGGATATTTCCACCACCCCCTCCTCAACCCTAA